From the Buteo buteo chromosome 1, bButBut1.hap1.1, whole genome shotgun sequence genome, one window contains:
- the SPMAP2L gene encoding sperm microtubule associated protein 2-like yields the protein MWEECPPGRAALARCGAVAARGGTWLPEMAPAVSRSLPARSHNRIRELAEPKKAACANDPRLVWGNQETIWTLSWRVVTAQPSPRTVALAKPKQDFGKNQCRSLFLYGCGRESTIWERPLLVDFGFPSDRLLKLSEPKKYQAAYLQQRPRQSSEWPVSPAALSYKASPRILELARPKALHPEFLLAREVPTKVTNAAAVARASSPLQRLAEPRVRKVTCCYECSFSESVIRPVSKLAQEAIASPRTLELARAKRLHPDYVPLRDAEWPVTKAAKCTVATPRLVELAQPCRRPPMVSAQFNPDAFTVKETAKKATCSARIQELARPIKR from the exons ATGTGGGAGGAGTGCCCGCCGGGCCGAGCGGCGCTAGCCCGTTGCGGGGCCGTTGCCGCTCGTGGGGGCACGTGGCTCCCCGAAATGGCGCCCGCAG TTTCTCGTTCCTTGCCTGCCCGCTCACACAACAG GATACGAGAACTTGCAGAACCCAAGAAAGCAGCTTGTGCAAATGATCCCAG GCTCGTGTGGGGAAACCAAGAGACAATCTGGACCCTCTCATGGCGTGTTGTGACAGCTCAACCATCCCCAAGAACAGTGGCACTGGCCAAGCCCAAGCAAGATTTTGGCAAGAACCAGTGCAG ATCCCTCTTCTTGTACGGCTGTGGACGGGAATCAACGATCTGGGAGCGTCCCCTGCTAGTGGATTTTGGCTTCCCTTCTGATCGGCTGCTGAAGTTGTCTGAACCAAAAAAATACCAGGCTGCTTACCTGCAGCAAAG ACCTCGCCAGTCCTCCGAGTGGCCCGTATCGCCAGCTGCACTGAGCTATAAGGCCTCCCCACGGATCCTGGAGCTTGCCCGACCAAAGGCGCTGCACCCAGAGTTCCTGCTGGCCAGAGAG GTGCCAACAAAGGTTACAAATGCTGCGGCTGTGGCCAGAGCATCCTCGCCGTTACAACGTCTCGCAGAGCCCCGGGTCAGGAAGGTGACCTGCTGCTATGAGTGCAGCTTTTCTGAATCTGTCATTCGTCCG GTTTCCAAGTTGGCTCAGGAGGCAATTGCGAGCCCTCGGACCCTGGAGCTGGCTAGAGCAAAAAGATTGCATCCTGACTATGTGCCCCTGCGAGATGCTGAGTGGCCAGTGACGAAGGCTGCAAAGTGCACGGTGGCCACGCCAAGGCTTGTGGAACTGgcccagccctgcagaag GCCTCCTATGGTCTCAGCTCAATTCAACCCAGACGCGTTCACAGTGAAGGAGACTGCTAAGAAGGCAACTTGTTCTGCTCGGATCCAAGAACTGGCTCGTCCGATTAAGCGCTGA
- the SRP72 gene encoding signal recognition particle subunit SRP72 produces MAAAAAAGGAAAAAAALWSEVNRCGQNGDFARALKSVNKILQISKDDVTALQCKVVCLIQNGNFKEALSVINTHTKVLTSDIIAFEKAYCEYRLNRIENALKTIQSASQQTDKLKELYGQVLYRLERYDDCLATYRDLIRNSQDEYEEERKTNLSAVVAAQSTWEKVMPEDLGLREATYELCYNSACALIGQGKLNEAMKKLQKAEELCRQSLSEDSDVTEEDIEAELAIIHGQMAYIMQLQGRTEDALQLYNQIIKLKPTDVGLLAVIANNIITINKDQNVFDSKKKVKLTNAEGVEHKLSKKQLQAIEFNKALLAMYTNQADQCRKLSASLQSQSPEHLLPVLIQAAQLCREKQHAKAVGLLQDFADQHPANAAEIKLTMAQLKIAQGSVTKACMILRSIEELQHKPGMVSALVTMYSHEEDIDSAIEVFTQAIQWYQQFQPKSPVHLSLIREAANFKLKHGRKKEAISDLEELWKQNPKDVHTLAQLISAYSLVDPEKAKVLSKHLPSSDTMSLKVDVDALENSHGATYVRKKAGKLTGDTQQKEQGQGDVKKKKKKKKGKLPKNYDPKVTPDPERWLPMRERSYYRGRKKGKKKDQVGKGTQGSTTAGSSELDASRTASSPPTSPRPGSAAAVSATSNVIPPRHQKPAGAPATKKKQQQKKKKGAKGGW; encoded by the exons AtggcagcggcggcagcggcgggtggcgcggcggcggcggcggcagcgctgTGGAGCGAGGTGAACCGCTGCGGCCAGAACGGCGACTTCGCCCGCGCGCTCAAGTCCGTTAACaaga TACTGCAGATCAGCAAAGACGATGTGACTGCACTTCAGTGTAAAGTAGTGTGTCTTATCCAGAACGGGAACTTCAAGGAAGCCCTCAGTGTAATCAACACCCACACTAAAGTGTTAACCAG TGACATCATTGCCTTTGAGAAGGCCTACTGTGAATACAGGTTGAATCGTATTGAAAATGCTCTCAAGACCATTCAGAGTGCCAGTCAGCAGACAGACAAACTGAAGGAGCTTTATGGACAAGTG TTGTACAGGTTGGAGCGTTATGACGATTGTCTGGCTACATACAGGGATCTCATCCGCAACTCCCAGGATGAGtatgaggaagagagaaaaaccaaCCTCTCTGCTGTTGTGGCAGCACAAAGCACATGGGAGAAAGTGATGCCA GAAGATTTGGGCCTTCGAGAAGCTACCTACGAGCTGTGTTATAACAGTGCATGTGCATTGATTGGGCAAGGAAAGTTGaatgaagcaatgaaaaaactacagaaagcagaag aACTGTGCCGCCAATCGCTATCAGAAGACTCT GATGTGACAGAGGAAGACATTGAGGCTGAACTGGCCATTATTCATGGTCAGATGGCTTATATCATGCAACTGCAGGGTCGTACAGAGGATGCTCTACAGCTCTACAATCAAATAATCAAGTTGAA GCCAACAGATGTAGGACTGCTTGCTGTCATTGCAAATAACATCATCACAATTAACAAG GACCAAAATGTCTTTGACtcaaagaaaaaggtgaagctgaCCAATGCAGAAGGTGTTGAGCATAAACTCTCCAAGAAACAGCTCCAGGCGATTGAATTCAACAAAGCTTTGCTCGCAATGTACACTAACCAG GCAGATCAGTGCCGCAAGCTGTCGGCAAGCCTGCAGTCGCAGAGCCCTGAGCATCTGCTCCCTGTGCTTATCCAGGCAGCCCAACTGTGTCGTGAGAAGCAGCATGCAAAGGCTGTAGGGCTTCTGCAG GACTTTGCAGATCAGCACCCTGCCAATGCAGCTGAGATCAAGCTGACGATGGCCCAGCTAAAAATTGCTCAAG GCAGTGTCACCAAAGCCTGCATGATCCTGAGGAGCATAGAAGAACTGCAGCACAAGCCTGGTATG GTGTCTGCGTTGGTGACAATGTACAGTCATGAAGAGGACATTGACAGTGCAATTGAGGTCTTCACACAGGCTATCCAGTGGTATCAGCAATTCCAG CCAAAGTCTCCTGTCCATTTGTCGCTGATAAGGGAAGCTGCCAACTTCAAACTAAAGCATGGCAGGAAGAAGGAAGCAATCAGTGACTTGGAGGAGCTCTGGAA acaaaacccaaaagatGTGCATACTCTGGCACAGCTCATCTCTGCGTATTCCCTGGTGGACCCTGAAAAAGCTAAAGT TCTTAGCAAACATTTGCCTTCCTCAGACACCATGTCACTGAAAGTAGATGTTGATGCACTGGAGAACTCACATGGAGCAACCTATGTTCGGAAGAAAGCTGGAAAGCTCACTGGAGACACCCAGCAGAAGGAGCAAGG ACAAGGGGAtgtgaagaagaagaagaaaaaaaagaagg GAAAGCTGCCTAAGAACTATGACCCCAAGGTGACTCCCGACCCTGAGCGGTGGCTTCCAATGCGAGAGCGTTCCTACTATCGTGGACGgaagaagggcaagaagaaGGATCAGGTTGGCAAGGGGACTCAGGGTTCAACCACAGCTGGCTCCTCTGAACT GGATGCCAGTAGGACTGCCAGCAGCCCACCTACCTCCCCTCGGCCTGGCAGCGCTGCAGCAGTATCGGCCACAAGTAACGTCATCCCTCCCAGGCACCAAAAACCTGCTGGTGCCCCAGCCACcaagaagaaacagcagcagaagaaaaagaaaggggctAAAGGAGGGTGGTAA
- the ARL9 gene encoding ADP-ribosylation factor-like protein 9 isoform X2, translated as MYLPKVLLLIYVVDSADHARLPVAKQLLHQLIQNNSTLPVVVLANKQDLEGAYCITDIHDALALSDIGDERKLFLIGTHVTEDGSEISSSMKDAKELIAQLVLETQ; from the exons ATGTACTTGCCCAAAGTGCTGTTGCTGATCTATGTCGTGGACTCAGCCGATCATGCCCGACTGCCTGTAGCAAAACAGCTGCTTCATCAACTGATCCAGAACAACTCCACTCTGCCGGTGGTGGTTCTGGCCAACAAGCAG GACCTTGAAGGTGCATATTGCATCACCGATATCCACGATGCTCTGGCACTGTCTGATATTGGGGATGAGAGGAAGCTGTTCTTGATTGGTACCCACGTGACCGAGGATGGCTCTGAGATCTCCTCCAGCATGAAGGATGCCAAGGAGCTGATAGCACAGCTGGTTTTGGAAACCCAGTGA
- the ARL9 gene encoding ADP-ribosylation factor-like protein 9 isoform X1, with the protein MGTRLRPAALWGAALAVAGGAAVAAWAWARLRSRAAPAAARPAAAAADQGRGHGKQILVLGLDGAGKTSILHSLATNHVKRSVAPTEGFNAICVSTEESQMEFLEIGGSESLRSYWKMYLPKVLLLIYVVDSADHARLPVAKQLLHQLIQNNSTLPVVVLANKQDLEGAYCITDIHDALALSDIGDERKLFLIGTHVTEDGSEISSSMKDAKELIAQLVLETQ; encoded by the exons ATGGGCACCCGCCTGCGGCCCGCCGCGCTGTGGGGAGCGGCGCTGGCCGTGGCGGGTGGCGCGGCCGTGGcggcctgggcctgggcccgCCTGCGAAGCCGGGCCgcgccggcggccgcccgccctgcagccgccgccgccgatcAG GGTAGAGGACACGGCAAGCAGATACTGGTGCTGGGCCTGGATGGGGCTGGGAAGACCAGCATTCTCCACTCCCTGGCAACTAACCACGTCAAGCGCAGCGTGGCTCCCACCGAAGGCTTCAACGCCATCTGTGTCAGCACTGAAGAGTCCCAGATGGAGTTCCTGGAGA TCGGGGGCAGTGAATCTCTGCGTTCATACTGGAAGATGTACTTGCCCAAAGTGCTGTTGCTGATCTATGTCGTGGACTCAGCCGATCATGCCCGACTGCCTGTAGCAAAACAGCTGCTTCATCAACTGATCCAGAACAACTCCACTCTGCCGGTGGTGGTTCTGGCCAACAAGCAG GACCTTGAAGGTGCATATTGCATCACCGATATCCACGATGCTCTGGCACTGTCTGATATTGGGGATGAGAGGAAGCTGTTCTTGATTGGTACCCACGTGACCGAGGATGGCTCTGAGATCTCCTCCAGCATGAAGGATGCCAAGGAGCTGATAGCACAGCTGGTTTTGGAAACCCAGTGA
- the LEPROTL1 gene encoding leptin receptor overlapping transcript-like 1: protein MAGIKALISLSFGGAVGLMFLMLGCALPQYNQYWPLFVLFFYILSPIPYCIARRLVDDTDATSNACKELAIFLTTGIVVSAFGLPIVFARAELIYWGACALVLTGNTVIFATILGFFLVFGSNDDFSWQQW, encoded by the exons ATGGCCGGCATCAAAG CCTTGATCAGCCTGTCCTTCGGGGGAGCGGTCGGACTGATGTTCCTGATGCTGGGATGTGCCCTTCCCCAGTACAA ccagTACTGGCCactgtttgttctgtttttttacaTCCTTTCTCCTATCCCGTACTGCATAGCAAGAAGATTAGTAGATGACACAGATGCTACAAGTAATGCCTGCAAGGAGCTAGCAATATTTCTTACAACAGGCATTGTTGTCTCAGCATTTGGGCTACCGATAGTGTTTGCGAGAGCAGAACTG ATTTACTGGGGCGCATGTGCGCTTGTTCTTACGGGGAATACAGTCATCTTTGCCACGATCCTAGGATTTTTCTTGGTCTTTGGCAGCAATGACGACTTCAGCTGGCAGCAGTGGTGA